The nucleotide sequence TCCGTCGCCTGTTCGGTGGGGGAATGGCCGACATTGTGCTGGAAAATCCGAATGATATTCTGGAATCGGGCATTGAGATTATTGCCCGCCCGCCTGGAAAGGAATTGCGAAGTATTTCTCTGATGAGCGGTGGGGAAAAAACACTCACTGCAGTGGCGTTGTTGCTGGCAATCTTTCAAAGCAAGCCCAGCCCGTTCTGTCTGCTGGACGAGGTGGATGCTGCCCTGGATGAAGCGAACACCGAACGGCTGGCAAGTGCCCTGAAAAGCTTTACCGACCAGTCACAGTTCATCATTATTACCCACAAGAAGCGAACAATGGCCCAGGCCGATGTACTCTACGGCATCACGATGCAGGAAAGCGGCATCAGCAAACAGGTCGCTGTTCGCTTCGAAGACTGGGAAGATGAAAGTTCCGCCCAAGCCGCATGATGGGAAATGAAACAACACTACAGAAACGAATTGTGAGTTTAGCTAAGCTGGTCTTATCAGCCAATTGAAACTTATGCAAACGCTGGACGCAATCATGGGATGGGTCAACGATGCACGGCAGGAATTGCTTGCGGGTAGACAAGTAGAAATTCGACCTCAGGGTGGTTCTATGCGAGGTCGCATCGAAAGTGGGCAGTTGGTTACCTTAGCACCCATTGATGAAAGTGGTGTGCAAGCAGATGATGTAATACTTGTTGCGTGGTGCGGTAATTTTCTTCTGCATCTTGTAAAAGAAGTACGAGACCATGAGTTACTCATTGGGAACAATCTGGGTAAAGTCAACGGCTGGGTAGCAGCTTCTGCAGCAATCGGGAAAGTGGTTGCACTAGGAGAAGTTCCTGATACAGAATAGTGCAGCCTCAAGTCACTTTTAGAATAAAGATTGAATTCAGAATAATCTCACATGAGAAAAATGCAATCAAAACAGAAACATTTAGCCAATCACCGATGCTTCTTTAATGGGTCCCAGGTTATCAGTTACAGTCCTGAGGCCTATCTTCTTGGCGCTGTGGCGTCTTGGCGGTCAATATGCATGGGTGCGACTTCTCTTGACAAGAAATTCCCTTGCTGGCGCTGCGGTCTATGAAAGTTAAATACAACCAGAAAACCGCAGAAGGTATGGAAAACAATTTCAATAACAAAATCTTTGCCGCATGCATGGGGGAATGACGGATGTTGATACTTGCACGAACGAATATTACACAATCTGTACTACAAACAGGATGCATTGAAATCGCAAAAACGAACACACCCGTTAATGGTGCATTCCCACGGAAATATCTGGTTGGGTTGCAGCAATGGCGGCTGCAGTGTCAAAAAATTCGAAGAAATCCACAATTAACCCATCTCGAAAACGAAAAACATCTGCCTTGGGAGACTGAGCAATTTTCCCCGTTTTCCGGAAGCATATTTGTCTATGACCGCAAGTAGGAAAGCGACTTTCTTCTCAAACTGGCTGAGGGCCAGTTTCCGCATTTCGGCAAACAGTGGCTATGGTTTGCTGGATGGAAAGAGGGGTTTTCGCGGTAGCCATCGTTCACGGATCCAGCTGCCGTCCAGTAGTGCCTGGAACTCCTGTGCGCCCACACGGTAGCCACCTTGGGATTCCTGGAACACATACCTCTCGCCATTCTTGTCTGGAGTTGCCTCCCAGACGAGTAGCCGATCTAGCGGGCCACTGACGTTGACGCCCTCGACAGCGCGGATCTCGAACGGTTTGCCGTCCCTGAGAGTAGTTAGGGCGTCCTTGCTGACCAAGTACGGCTGAAGCTCGGCAAGGGATACCGGCGCCCGGCCCAGAGCCTCCGTTGCCTTCGAGTAGGCCATCCCGACGTCGCACACCCTGATGTACATCTCCCAAGGAACCCGGTCGGACGTGACGACGCCCGACGCACCCGAGCTGACCAAGGGGCGAGTCGGGCCAGGAGACTTATCACAGCCTACCGCCGTGACCAGCAGCAGGATCGAAGAAAACTGCCACCAAGACAACCGTATCGCGCCCATCTAGCCTCCACTTGCCGAATTATCAAATAGACAGACCTAAATTCTATCTATTCTGCTGGCTATTCTGTGTGCCACTTTTTGTGTTCAATGCACCAATGCACATCCTGTGATACATTACTTCCAGATATGCATCCATCACAATTCTCCTTAAAAATCATCACATCGTGGTGATTACTTAAAGTGCAGCACGGCGGGACGGTTTTTCCTGCAGCACCGCAGCGGGTTCTGAACAGGCCCCGGCGGTGGGCAGCATCTTCTGTGGGCTGCACAAATTCGTGGGGTTGAACGCATTCCGCAACCGAACCATGAAGGCAAGGTCTTGTTCCGCAAATAACTTCGGCATGAAATCCCGTTTTTCCACGCCAATTCCGTGCTCTCCGGTGACACTGCCACCCAGGCGGATGCATTCATCCAGAATCTCGTGGCTGGCAGTCAGCACCCGTTGCAACTGATCCTGATCGCGTTCATCGAACAGCATGATGGGGTGCAGGTTCCCATCGCCCGCGTGAAACACGTTGGCAATGCGAATCTGGTGCTTCTGGCTGACGGCAGCAATAAACCGCAGCATTTCCGGCAAGCGCGTGCGTGGTACAACACCATCCTGCGTGCAATAACTCGGTGCCAACCTGCCTACAGCACCGAAGGCCTGTTTCCGGCATTTCCAGAGTGCCAGACGTTCTGCTTCGGTATTCGCCCGACGTACTTCGCGGGCACCATTCTTCATGGCAATTTCTTCCATGCGAGAAGCTTCCGCATCCAGCCCTGCTTCGATGCCATCCACTTCCATAATCAGCACCGCACCGGCATCCAGTGGGAAACCGAAACGAAACGCCTGTTCGACTGCACCCAGGATTAATTGATCCAGCAGTTCCAGTGCGGCAGGCACAATGCCCGCACCAATAATTTCGCTGATGGCGTTGGTGGCATCATCAACAGTCTGAAATACCCCCAGCAGTGTGCGATAGCCCTGGGGATTTCGTGTCAGGCGAACCCACGCACTGGTAACGATGCCGAAAGTGCCTTCACTGCCCACGATCACGCCAGCAAGATCGTAGCCTGGGGTATCTTCAATGGGGCCGCCGCACACCACGATGCGTCCATCCGGCAGCACCAGTTCGACACCCAGCACGTGGTTGACTGTGACACCATATTTCAACGTGTGTGGGCCGCCGGAATTGGTTGCCACATTCCCGCCGATGGTGCAGGCACCCTGACTGCTGGGATCGGGTGCAAAGTGAAAACCAGCACCTTTGCAGGCGTCGCTCAGCCAGCGATTCACCACACCAGCCTGCACGTGGGCGTAACGATCGGCGTAGTTGATCTCCAGGATTTTTTTCATCCGTGCCAGGGCAATCAACACACCCCCACCGACGGGCACGCAGCCACCTGCGAGACTGGTGCCGGCCCCACGTGCCATAAAAGGGATTTCGTGGTTCTGGCATACCTTCACAATTGCTGCCACCTGTTCCGTGGTGGTGGGGAAGACCACGATTTCCGGCTGATTTTTTTCGATCGTGAAGCCATCGCATTCGTACGCCATCAGATCACTCGGCTGGCTGAGAATGCCATCCCGACCCACAATATCAAGCAGTTGTTGTAACACCACACCGCTGTTTGCAGTGGGGCGAGAAGTAACCGGTGCCATCATTTTCACAAAACCCAGCAGGCGAGAGGTAATGAAATTCTAGCAACTTGTCCCACAAAAAGTCGCTTGGGATCCTCCAATGATGTCGAAAGATCTCATTGTTCAGCAGGCAGCGAAACTGCCCACTCCATGAGCGTGGAAATTATTCCACTTGTATATAATATATCCTCGCCAAAAATGAAAAATGCAATTTTGTTCAAAATCAGCGGAAAACTTTTCCAGATGATTTTCCATAAATCATTGTGGTGCAGATACTTGCGTCAACAGAAACTTTTTTGTGAATTTTTGCAAAATCGCAATCACCTGCTTGAGGATTTCCGTCGGCACACCTTCGAATTGGTGCAAATCCAGGAGCGCGGTTCAAAGTGCCACTGTCACCACCATGCAGTTAATTGATGTTCGGCAACCGGCACTCGGTTTCTGGCTTCTGAACATTTTTTAATGGTCTGAATAGAATACCAAATGCATCAGGATGATCGACTCAACGCAATGAGGGCATTCCCAGAATGACGTCCGACGACAAAGACCAGCCGTTGCAGGTCAGCAACAGTCAGCTTTTCACAAAAACCAGCGAATTGGAACAAGCAAAATCGCCTGCACAAAACCCGCAGCAGGATGATGAATTGGCGTTTTTATCCCCTCCTCAGGCAGAAGGCGAAATTGGCAGGCTCGGAAATTACGCGGTGCATCGCAAGCTGGGCCAGGGTGGCATGGGATTAGTTCTGGAAGCAGAAGACCTGCTCCTAAAACGCAGAGTCGCGTTAAAGGTGATGAAGCCGGAAATTGCAACGAAAGAATCACAACGGTTGCGCTTCATCAGGGAGGCACAGGCGGCAGCGGCAGTAGAACACGACCACATCTGCCCAATCTTCCAGGTGGGACTGGAAAACGGTGTCCCCTACATCGCCATGCCGTTTCTCAAAGGCGATCCACTGGATGCCTATTTCAAAATGCGGAAACCACTGCCGATGTATGAAGTAGTTCAGATTGGTCGAGAAGTGGCAGAAGGGCTTGCCGCTGCCCACCGCGCTGGATTGGTGCACCGCGATATCAAGCCTGGCAATATCTGGCTGGAACAACTTGCTGACGGCCGCACGCGCGTGCGGATACTGGATTTTGGGCTCGCCAGAAGCGTGAAAGAAGATGTCGGGCTGACACAGGCAGGCGCCATCATAGGTACTCCCGCTTACATGGCACCGGAACAGGCACGTTCCAAACCACTGGATCATCGCTGCGACCTGTTCAGCCTGGGAGTGATGCTCTATGAATTGTCTGTTGGGAAACGGCCGTTTTCCGGCAGTGTGATACTCTTTCGTTATTAACCAGTCTGGCGATGGATGAGCCCGCAGCTCCAAATCAAGTCAATGCTGAAATACCAAAAGCATTTTCTGAATTGATTATGCATCTACTTCGAAAATCGCCCACAGAACGCCCTGAAAATGCCACAATTGTGGCAAAAGAGTTGAGCAGGATACAAGGCAGTCTGCTGGCTGTGCCACTGGCAGAAGAGATTTCTGACAATCCCTGGAGTGAGCTGGATCATCCGGATTCTGGTGCGACCGAGATTATGCCTTCAGTGCATCTCACAGAGCCAAAAATCAAAACTAAGCCAAATTCTCGCCCCAACAGTGATCGAAAAAAATTATTTCGAGCGGGAGTATTATCGCTCCTTGGGCTAATGCTACTGATTATTGGCACCGTAGCGGTTATTGTCATCATCCGCGACGAAGATGGTAAAAAGGTTGCTGAAATTGAAGGCCCATCTGGAGGTAAAGTAGAAATTCTCCCTGGTGGTGCCTCCGGCACCAAACTGCAGCCACCAGTTGTGCCCTTGCTACCCAAAATTACTCCAGCAGAACCCATTCTGCCAGTTATTTCGAAATACCTAAGCGAACCAGGGCCCTTCGATAAACTTGACGGAAATAAGATCTCTGACGAATTAAAGTTTGAAGGGATCCCCAAAGAAGTGGTAGGGGCCTTTGGCATCCGCAATAGATTATCATCACTTGATCCCCACTTGCGACACGTTCAATTGAGTAATGATGGGAAGTGGCTGGCAATGAAATCCTCTGACGGTGGGTGCATCTGGGATATGGCGACACTCACCCCCCATTATGTGACAAATAACAGTTGGGCAGATTCTCAATGTGTCTTTTCCAACGACAGCAAAAAAGTGGCCTTTGGAGACAAATGGGTTCGGATCTATGATTTAACTGGAAAAACACCACGTTTAGAACAGCTCAACAAATCAATGAGAAGTCCGGTAGCATTTTTTCCAGATTCAAAACGAGTTGTATCGCCATTCCAGTACCCGGATCGAAAATCACTGGTAATCTGGTCAACAGATCCAGCAATCAAAGAAATCCAGGAAATCAATTTTCCCAGTGAAATTGCATGGGTATCCGGTCTGATCGTATCAGGAAATGGTAAACGAATTGTTGCAAGAGCTTTTTACGAAGACCCTGCCAAAGCGAACATATTTGTCTGGGATATTGAGCAGCAACCTGCGAAATTACTCCACACAATCCCCACCCAGCGAGGTAGTTCTCCGAGAACCTATACTCCATTTCTAATTACTGATGATGGAAGTACTTTAACTGAAGGCGTTTATCATCCCGAGGTGGATGAGCAGTACCACCGAATTGCAGTCTGGGATATTTCCAAGCCGACTCCAATCATGAAGTATCGTGAAATGATTCCGCTAAAGGGTAGGCGGGACATTGTTTGCCTGGTCCAGTGGTATGATCAGAATAACAGCGAAATTCTCATTGGTAGTGGTGGCTTTGGAAACACGTACTCAATCTGGTCCATCAAAGATGGCTTCAAGAAAGTGCGTGAGATACCACTATGGGTGCAAGCGATTGGTGCGGAAAATACGAGGATGATCCAGTTGCAATACAGCAACAGAAGAATTGACATTCTTGATCAGCAAGGGAAACTGCTATCGTCCGGAGCAGATCCACGATTTGATCGGTATCGACTGCCTTGCATCATTGGCGATCTTATTTACACCACATCTGGGAACTTAGAAGAACTACATAAGACAGTGCACCATCTCGATCAATTAATTGATGGTGAATTCCGTTATGTTGGTGAAGTAGCAGGCCTGAATTATCATGGGCACTATTCGAAAAGGTCACCAACTGGCGATTTTCTCGCCTCGATGCCATTTTCAAAGTGGTATGATGGCAAAATGAAACTGGCACAGAGCGGAATTCAGCTGTGGCCAGTTGTTGATGGGCGATTATTGCCACGTAAAGACGAATTGACATTCGAACGTGCCGGGGGCTACGTCGACTGGACCTGGCAACCAGATGGCAAAGCAATCTGGACAGCGATGACCAATGGTGAAATTCATAAATGGGACATCACCCAGCGACCACCCGTATTACAAACCATTGGTACCCACGATCAGGTGAAGCAGTTGACCTGGTCTGCTGATGCGAAAACACTGGTAACTGCAGGTGGCAGTGAAGTGAAATTGTGGGACATGAAGTTTGCCCGTCCGATTGCCAGAAGTGTCCCCATATCGGCTGGAATACAAGCGATTGATTCTGCTTTTCTGGATCTTTCAAAGAATGCATTATGGATCAGTGGCAGCAATAAAGATTTTGGACTTGTTTACCGTCAGTCGCTCGACCGGTTTGATGTTGGCCCAGAAGTGGTGTTTCCGGATGCCGGCACAAGGATGAAAGTTTCACCTAATGGTCGTATCGTTGCTTCCTGGCACACGGACAATGGCTGGACCTTCTGGGATTGTCAAACAAGGAAAGTAATTACAAAGTGGGATGTCGGACCATACGAATATGAATCTGGCTTCTGGCTGGAAGATGGCAGGCATTTCTGCGTAGTACAATATGGTGCGGTGTATTTCTTGCGACTGGAAACAACTCCAGCAAAACCTGCCTCCGCCAGCATGGTTCCGAAAAGTTGATCCGAATTCAACTTCTCAGTTTGGCAACCATACCTAAGGTGCTTCCCATGTGCAGTTCCATTGATCGTCGGTGGCAGCCATTTCTATTGTCCATCTCCCACTGGCGTGGGTGCCAGTGAGGTCAACTATCACTGTTCGGCTATCCATTAGAATAACGCTGTAAGTACCTTTATCCCAGATACTTACGGAACCACGGTCGTTGGATACGGGGCCTTCGTAATCGAGATAGAGTAACCGGTGGGGAAAGTTTGCTTCTGCTACCACGTGATAGGGGGCTTTTGGTTCTGTGGGCAATCGCCACGACTGCAAATCGGTTTCCCGTTCCAGAAAGAAGTCCCAGTGCAGGATCGGCCAATCGTGGCGTAAAATGGAAAATCGCTTGCGAATAGATGACATATCAACTAATTACGGAACTGGGATGTAGGCTGCGCCAGCGGATTGTTCCTTAATTACTACATTCAAAGCACTTAAGGCAATGGGAATATCTTTCCGAACCTGATCGTCGGCAATTTTCTTGTAGTTCAATGCTTGCCCACAGACATAGATTTTCACCCCAGCCTGGTGCAGCAACCCAATTAATTCCGTGTTTGGATTACTTTTTGTCTGGAACATGGTTGCGTAACCGGCATCGGTCATCGTGGCACCGGTGGCATCACCGTGCAGCACCAACACTAGTTGGAAGTCACCTGCTTTCAAACCGGCAGAACCGTACAGATTTACCAAGCGTGCAGCACGTTCCAGTCCTTTGTTCAGGGCTTCTGGCTTCCCACCTGAAGTGATGTCAAAGACAGCCTTTTCACCTTTTTGAGGCTGATAAGCTGCATTCGGACGTGGCACCACTTCGCCATAGCCTTTGATTAAAGGGTAGGCCAGTTTCGTTTCTGGTGGTTGCGCTTGCACCATGGGCAAACAACCCAAACACAGTGCACCCACCAGAATTAATGAAAGCTTTTTCATAAAAATCAACTTTAACGTGTTGCTACACCCGGGTCGGGTAACAAATTACATTTTGACCGCCGCCTGATAGCGTGCGGAAACGAAATCCCAGTTGATCACTTTGAAGAATGCATCAACATAGTCTGCACGGCGGTTCTGGTAGTTGAGGTAGTAAGCGTGTTCCCAAACATCAATGCCCAGAATCGGCACGCCCGCACCGATCATCAGGGGATTATCCTGATTTGCGGAGCTTAAAATGCCCAATTTGCCTTCTTTTCCTGCCACCAGCCAGGCCCAGCCACTGCCGAAGCGGGTCATTGCCGAAGTTTTGAACTCGGCGAGCATGGCATCAAAACTTTTGAATGACTTTTCGATGGCTGCGGCCAATTCTGCAGAAGGTTTGCCACCTTTCGCGGACATTACCTGCCAGAACAAGGTGTGGTTGTAATGCCCCCCACCGTTGTTGCGGAGTGCGGCCTGAATTGCCTTGGGTGCTTTGCCCAGGTTGGCCAGGATTTCTTCAATCGGCTTGCCTACCCAATCGGTGCCAGCCAGAGCTTTGTTCAGGTTGGCCACATAACCAGCATGGTGCTTGCCGTGATGGATTTCCATCGTTTTGGCATCAATGTGAGGCACCAGGGCATCGGTGGCATATGGTAATTTCGGCAGAGTGAACTCTTTAGATGCTTCTTGTGCCACCAACAGGGTTTTCGGTAACATTAAACCCGTGGCAGCAGTACCAGCGGTAAATAACCAATCTCGACGCGATAATGTGCTCATGAAGATGCTCCTCTTGTTGCACGTTTTTGGGAAAGCATGCAGGTATAGACCCACACGTAACGAGTTTTATTTTGCGAATTTTTCTGTGGGAACCAAATGAAAAGACGATGATTTTTCCAGCGAGCCGCTGAAACTATTACAGAATCCGTGACAGGACACCTGAAAAACCAACCCATGCTCGGTATAAAAATTCGTTACTCAGGCTGCTATCTTCGAAACTTCGCAAGCCCAAGTGCTCGTAAAATGGTCGTCTCGGTCATGGAGTTCTTTCACGTGCGGGCGGGACTCCCGTGCTATGATAACGGTCAAGTCAGTTGTTTACTGCTTTTCTGCTGCTTGTTTTTTCAATTGCTCAGCATTTGTGGAGATTAATAATTTCTCGCATTTCTTTCTCGTTTCTTCCGTTTGATAAGGATAAGTAATCCGGAAAGCAGTTTTTTCCCAGTCAATCAGCATTCCCTGTATCCAGATCGTCATATCAGCTTTGGATACACAGGCGATCTGCCCAGAATAGCTCACCACATCATCTGAACAAGGGATTGCCGTATCCAGATCTAGTGCGGTTCGAAATCCAGTACAACCACCCCAATTTATCGACACTCGAAGCCACCATTTCTGATCAGAACTTGCCTGGGCGAATGCTACCATTTTTTCCTGTGCAAGCGGCGTGATGGTAATGTAATTCGCTTCATCATGAATTCGAAATGTGGGTTTGGGAAGAGGCTGTTCAACCGGAGATCGATGTTCAGAGTTCCTCGGTACTTCTACCGATGTGTTTTCTTCAGGTGCACAACCCACAATCAGGAAGGCCAGCAGCGGGCAGAGAATACTTCGCATGGTCATTCCTTCAAAGTGCATTGAGAGTTCCGTAACTTACCCGGCGTTGGTGCCTGTCGAGACAAAGTCTTCCATCTTGCGTGCGACCGCCAGTGGTAACACTTTACGGAGTTTTCGCCCACGGCGAATATCCATCCAACGCTTCAGGATCTTTTCGGCTTCCCGGCTGCCAGTGCGTGCCTGATAGTTCACAATCAGTGGGTGCAACCATTCGTAATCGACATAGTTGCAATCCACCACGGCAACACTCTTGTTGTGCAGTTTCAGAGGCAGGTCACCCTTGGGATCGTAGATAATCAGCTCGCCACCAGTCATTCCGGAGCCGATTTCGTTTTCTGTTTCACCCAGGATCACCACCCTGCCTTTTGTCATGTATTCGCACAGATACTTACCGGCTGCTTCTGCAACAATGGTGGCACCTGAATTCCGAATCCCCAGGCGGTGGCCCGCTCTTCCACCCAGGAAGATGGTGCCGCCAGATGCACCGTAGCCCACGTTGTTACCAGCCACACTCTGGATTTCGCCACCGTAATCACTGGCAGCATAGTCAAGTGTCACAACAACACTGCCCCCGGATATCCCTTTCGCAACACCGTCCTGGGCAAAACCGCGCAGTTCGATATCCAGGCCAGCAATACACCACGCACCCAGACTTTGGCCTGCATCGCCTTCAAAACGAATCTTCACACGGCGGTGGTTGGGGATCCCTTCTCTACCATACGTGCGGGCGATTAACCCTGCCGCAGTGGCACCCACCGAGCGATCAGAATTGCGAATCCGGAAAACCAGATCAGCATTCATTGCGGTATCAATTGCATCACGTGCCGCTTCCACGACCCGCTCATTCAGAGTTTTGGCCTGTGGAGTGTCACATACTCCTGGTAACAACGAAATCGTTGGG is from Zavarzinella sp. and encodes:
- a CDS encoding FAD-linked oxidase C-terminal domain-containing protein, with protein sequence MMAPVTSRPTANSGVVLQQLLDIVGRDGILSQPSDLMAYECDGFTIEKNQPEIVVFPTTTEQVAAIVKVCQNHEIPFMARGAGTSLAGGCVPVGGGVLIALARMKKILEINYADRYAHVQAGVVNRWLSDACKGAGFHFAPDPSSQGACTIGGNVATNSGGPHTLKYGVTVNHVLGVELVLPDGRIVVCGGPIEDTPGYDLAGVIVGSEGTFGIVTSAWVRLTRNPQGYRTLLGVFQTVDDATNAISEIIGAGIVPAALELLDQLILGAVEQAFRFGFPLDAGAVLIMEVDGIEAGLDAEASRMEEIAMKNGAREVRRANTEAERLALWKCRKQAFGAVGRLAPSYCTQDGVVPRTRLPEMLRFIAAVSQKHQIRIANVFHAGDGNLHPIMLFDERDQDQLQRVLTASHEILDECIRLGGSVTGEHGIGVEKRDFMPKLFAEQDLAFMVRLRNAFNPTNLCSPQKMLPTAGACSEPAAVLQEKPSRRAAL
- a CDS encoding serine/threonine-protein kinase; this translates as MTSDDKDQPLQVSNSQLFTKTSELEQAKSPAQNPQQDDELAFLSPPQAEGEIGRLGNYAVHRKLGQGGMGLVLEAEDLLLKRRVALKVMKPEIATKESQRLRFIREAQAAAAVEHDHICPIFQVGLENGVPYIAMPFLKGDPLDAYFKMRKPLPMYEVVQIGREVAEGLAAAHRAGLVHRDIKPGNIWLEQLADGRTRVRILDFGLARSVKEDVGLTQAGAIIGTPAYMAPEQARSKPLDHRCDLFSLGVMLYELSVGKRPFSGSVILFRY
- a CDS encoding WD40 repeat domain-containing protein, whose translation is MHLLRKSPTERPENATIVAKELSRIQGSLLAVPLAEEISDNPWSELDHPDSGATEIMPSVHLTEPKIKTKPNSRPNSDRKKLFRAGVLSLLGLMLLIIGTVAVIVIIRDEDGKKVAEIEGPSGGKVEILPGGASGTKLQPPVVPLLPKITPAEPILPVISKYLSEPGPFDKLDGNKISDELKFEGIPKEVVGAFGIRNRLSSLDPHLRHVQLSNDGKWLAMKSSDGGCIWDMATLTPHYVTNNSWADSQCVFSNDSKKVAFGDKWVRIYDLTGKTPRLEQLNKSMRSPVAFFPDSKRVVSPFQYPDRKSLVIWSTDPAIKEIQEINFPSEIAWVSGLIVSGNGKRIVARAFYEDPAKANIFVWDIEQQPAKLLHTIPTQRGSSPRTYTPFLITDDGSTLTEGVYHPEVDEQYHRIAVWDISKPTPIMKYREMIPLKGRRDIVCLVQWYDQNNSEILIGSGGFGNTYSIWSIKDGFKKVREIPLWVQAIGAENTRMIQLQYSNRRIDILDQQGKLLSSGADPRFDRYRLPCIIGDLIYTTSGNLEELHKTVHHLDQLIDGEFRYVGEVAGLNYHGHYSKRSPTGDFLASMPFSKWYDGKMKLAQSGIQLWPVVDGRLLPRKDELTFERAGGYVDWTWQPDGKAIWTAMTNGEIHKWDITQRPPVLQTIGTHDQVKQLTWSADAKTLVTAGGSEVKLWDMKFARPIARSVPISAGIQAIDSAFLDLSKNALWISGSNKDFGLVYRQSLDRFDVGPEVVFPDAGTRMKVSPNGRIVASWHTDNGWTFWDCQTRKVITKWDVGPYEYESGFWLEDGRHFCVVQYGAVYFLRLETTPAKPASASMVPKS
- a CDS encoding DNA polymerase ligase N-terminal domain-containing protein, producing the protein MSSIRKRFSILRHDWPILHWDFFLERETDLQSWRLPTEPKAPYHVVAEANFPHRLLYLDYEGPVSNDRGSVSIWDKGTYSVILMDSRTVIVDLTGTHASGRWTIEMAATDDQWNCTWEAP
- a CDS encoding DsrE family protein; translation: MVQAQPPETKLAYPLIKGYGEVVPRPNAAYQPQKGEKAVFDITSGGKPEALNKGLERAARLVNLYGSAGLKAGDFQLVLVLHGDATGATMTDAGYATMFQTKSNPNTELIGLLHQAGVKIYVCGQALNYKKIADDQVRKDIPIALSALNVVIKEQSAGAAYIPVP
- a CDS encoding superoxide dismutase, giving the protein MLPKTLLVAQEASKEFTLPKLPYATDALVPHIDAKTMEIHHGKHHAGYVANLNKALAGTDWVGKPIEEILANLGKAPKAIQAALRNNGGGHYNHTLFWQVMSAKGGKPSAELAAAIEKSFKSFDAMLAEFKTSAMTRFGSGWAWLVAGKEGKLGILSSANQDNPLMIGAGVPILGIDVWEHAYYLNYQNRRADYVDAFFKVINWDFVSARYQAAVKM